A genomic region of Bacillota bacterium contains the following coding sequences:
- a CDS encoding 4Fe-4S binding protein, giving the protein MTRSASPIRRAKTTPPGLATGPGGVAHIDPEKCTSCGACVDECPFEAIHLED; this is encoded by the coding sequence ATGACGAGGTCGGCAAGCCCGATACGACGAGCCAAAACAACACCGCCGGGGCTCGCGACCGGCCCAGGTGGGGTCGCGCATATCGACCCGGAGAAGTGCACGAGTTGCGGGGCATGTGTTGACGAGTGTCCATTCGAAGCAATACACCTCGAAGATTGA
- a CDS encoding dinitrogenase iron-molybdenum cofactor, protein MKIAVATDGHMVASHFGRCPEYTIVTVDDNGNVANKVVIPNPGHEPGFLPEYLSKLGVSCIIAGGMGPRAQGLFAEKNIRTVTGASGLVSDVVASYLAGSLELGESQCEHGAHPGGCDRHDEPRA, encoded by the coding sequence GTGAAGATCGCAGTGGCAACAGACGGCCATATGGTCGCCTCACATTTCGGCAGATGCCCCGAATACACGATAGTCACAGTGGACGATAACGGAAACGTGGCCAACAAAGTCGTGATCCCCAACCCAGGACATGAACCCGGGTTCCTGCCGGAATACCTCTCGAAGCTCGGAGTCTCCTGCATAATCGCCGGTGGCATGGGCCCGAGGGCACAAGGGCTCTTTGCTGAGAAGAACATTCGGACTGTGACTGGAGCTTCGGGGCTCGTGAGCGACGTGGTCGCTTCGTACCTCGCAGGTTCGCTCGAGCTGGGCGAGAGCCAATGTGAACACGGCGCGCATCCCGGGGGATGCGACCGGCACGACGAGCCTCGCGCATGA
- a CDS encoding dinitrogenase iron-molybdenum cofactor biosynthesis protein produces MRLAVTAQGMDLDSAIDPRFGRCQYFVFIDTDSEEFEAVTNQSLMSSGGAGIQSAQFLADRKVGAVITGNVGPNAARALQAAGIQVYTMTSGTVREALKAYKEGKLNTVSGATVGSHFGMGRFS; encoded by the coding sequence GTGAGATTGGCAGTAACCGCTCAAGGCATGGACTTGGACTCGGCCATCGATCCGCGCTTTGGCAGGTGTCAGTATTTCGTATTCATCGATACAGACAGTGAAGAGTTCGAAGCTGTCACTAACCAGAGCCTCATGTCGTCGGGCGGCGCCGGCATCCAGAGCGCCCAGTTTCTCGCAGACCGCAAGGTCGGTGCCGTCATCACGGGGAATGTGGGTCCCAATGCCGCACGTGCGCTGCAAGCAGCCGGGATCCAAGTTTACACCATGACCTCGGGAACGGTGCGTGAGGCACTCAAGGCGTACAAAGAAGGAAAGCTTAACACAGTATCGGGAGCCACCGTAGGCTCGCATTTCGGCATGGGACGCTTCAGTTGA
- a CDS encoding DUF5320 domain-containing protein: MPRGDGTGPAGLGPMTGRAAGYCAGYPVPGYMNPVGLRGAGFWLRPRPYFGWGAGFGRGRGWRRTYYATGLPGWARLGYPGWAVPGYWAAPAAPYPAFYGAPFAGTAYAGQNPEEAAKAAVEDETAYLKEQAEFLKEELKAIEERLKDLSDPEKRKTEEDR; this comes from the coding sequence ATGCCTAGAGGCGATGGAACAGGCCCTGCGGGCCTTGGCCCGATGACAGGAAGGGCAGCAGGCTACTGCGCCGGGTACCCCGTGCCTGGGTACATGAATCCCGTCGGCCTTAGGGGCGCGGGATTCTGGCTGAGACCGAGACCCTATTTCGGTTGGGGAGCCGGGTTCGGCCGTGGCAGGGGTTGGAGACGGACATACTACGCAACCGGCCTGCCAGGCTGGGCGCGGCTCGGTTATCCCGGCTGGGCGGTCCCAGGTTATTGGGCCGCACCCGCTGCCCCTTACCCGGCGTTCTACGGCGCTCCCTTTGCGGGTACCGCGTACGCCGGACAGAATCCGGAGGAGGCAGCCAAGGCCGCAGTCGAAGACGAAACCGCTTACCTGAAGGAGCAAGCGGAGTTCCTGAAGGAAGAGCTCAAGGCGATCGAGGAACGCCTGAAGGATCTGTCCGACCCCGAGAAGCGTAAGACCGAGGAGGACAGGTAG
- a CDS encoding DUF5320 domain-containing protein encodes MPRGDGTGPMGLGRMTGRAAGYCAGFPVPGYMNPVRFWRRAWWAARLGMGLGRGLGMWGRRQAVMRGRRRWW; translated from the coding sequence ATGCCGCGAGGCGACGGAACGGGGCCGATGGGCCTGGGACGGATGACCGGCAGAGCCGCTGGATACTGCGCGGGATTCCCCGTTCCCGGGTACATGAATCCAGTGCGATTCTGGCGTAGAGCCTGGTGGGCAGCGAGGCTCGGGATGGGCCTCGGGCGAGGCCTTGGCATGTGGGGAAGAAGGCAGGCCGTCATGAGAGGTCGCAGAAGATGGTGGTAA
- a CDS encoding transcriptional repressor, whose product MIGCPPQQAKSKPVEGFRITPQRRVILETLKSHPGRHLTAEEILRAARDSGSKLSMATVYRALAGLERAGLVSRLATGGGPAAYELVPTHSEPHCHLICLGCGRVFEIGGLLPEGFVEVVAKAGNFRVASGSIGIFGYCKQCESKQEAAKRKEM is encoded by the coding sequence ATGATAGGTTGCCCTCCTCAACAAGCGAAAAGCAAGCCAGTCGAGGGGTTCCGGATCACACCTCAGCGTCGGGTCATTCTGGAAACCCTGAAGAGCCATCCAGGCCGGCACCTGACGGCCGAGGAGATCCTTCGCGCCGCCCGCGATAGCGGCTCAAAGCTAAGCATGGCTACAGTCTATCGCGCACTCGCCGGTCTGGAAAGGGCCGGCCTAGTGAGCCGGCTTGCCACCGGTGGTGGCCCGGCGGCATACGAGCTCGTCCCCACGCATTCCGAGCCGCATTGCCATCTCATCTGCCTCGGCTGCGGAAGAGTGTTCGAGATCGGCGGGCTTCTGCCCGAGGGTTTCGTGGAGGTTGTCGCGAAGGCCGGGAACTTCCGGGTCGCGAGCGGGTCCATAGGGATCTTTGGCTACTGCAAACAGTGCGAGTCAAAACAAGAAGCCGCCAAACGGAAGGAGATGTGA
- a CDS encoding winged helix-turn-helix transcriptional regulator: MAGLNTKAKYGGILGPLRRRPCTSQDIANGLGLNPNEVSKLLGSLMELGLVKTSRSADGKAYFHRGFVE; the protein is encoded by the coding sequence TTGGCAGGACTCAACACCAAGGCCAAGTACGGCGGGATACTCGGCCCACTCAGGCGAAGGCCCTGCACAAGCCAAGACATAGCCAATGGCCTCGGCCTCAACCCGAATGAGGTCTCGAAACTCCTCGGATCACTCATGGAGCTGGGCCTAGTCAAAACCAGCAGGTCTGCTGATGGGAAGGCATACTTTCATCGGGGATTCGTGGAGTAG
- a CDS encoding MerR family transcriptional regulator produces the protein MILSDDMPAYTIGVIADLLRVHPETLRIWERHKLVRPVRRKGHRLYSANDLRRLRFIRYLTEQKGLNLAGVRALVDMYPCWWLDNCPGGTLAQPNVRTRVCWKEDGTYCHMVLDKADLCSGCRVYENQARCASCSRLEKDSRNPNISVSKFPD, from the coding sequence GTGATCCTCAGCGACGACATGCCAGCGTATACCATAGGAGTCATTGCCGATCTCCTTCGCGTTCACCCTGAGACCCTTCGGATCTGGGAACGGCATAAACTCGTGAGACCAGTGCGCAGAAAAGGGCATCGCTTGTACTCCGCGAATGACCTCAGGCGGCTCAGGTTCATCAGATATCTCACCGAGCAAAAGGGCCTGAACCTTGCCGGCGTCAGGGCGCTTGTGGACATGTACCCGTGCTGGTGGCTGGACAACTGCCCCGGCGGCACGCTCGCCCAGCCTAATGTGCGCACCAGGGTCTGCTGGAAAGAGGATGGCACCTACTGCCACATGGTGCTTGACAAGGCCGACCTGTGCTCTGGTTGCAGAGTATACGAAAACCAGGCGCGGTGCGCGTCGTGCTCGAGACTTGAAAAAGACTCGCGAAACCCGAATATCTCGGTATCCAAGTTCCCAGACTGA
- a CDS encoding Mrp/NBP35 family ATP-binding protein has product MSEKIETRNASQAGEGRDLEERAPESCTPEDCSSCQAAADGTCPLQHEKAQDERVRPDKAKSAIEKLPQSQFNDIRHVLAVMSGKGGVGKSSVTALLATAFAREGYKVGVLDADITGPSIPRMFGIKKRADSFEFGLLPVQSETLRIPVMSINLLLPHEDDPVIWRGPIIANVVKQFWTDVVWGDLDFLFVDLPPGTGDAPLTVMQSLPLDGIVIVSSPQDLAVMVVKKAIKMARILNTHLLGLVENMSYVICPHCGNKHEVFGPSKGQAVSEATDIPLLATLPLDPKLSELCDKGRIEDYNPDAVASVVDFIVKILDHMDKLKAKDHESKVQ; this is encoded by the coding sequence ATGAGCGAGAAGATCGAGACCCGAAACGCGAGCCAAGCCGGCGAAGGCCGCGATTTGGAGGAACGAGCCCCGGAAAGCTGCACTCCCGAGGATTGCAGCTCGTGTCAGGCGGCGGCAGACGGCACGTGCCCGCTTCAACATGAGAAGGCGCAGGATGAAAGGGTTCGCCCAGACAAGGCGAAGTCAGCCATTGAGAAGCTTCCCCAGAGCCAGTTCAACGACATCCGCCACGTTCTGGCGGTGATGAGCGGCAAGGGCGGCGTCGGGAAATCGTCTGTCACGGCGCTTCTCGCCACGGCCTTCGCAAGAGAGGGGTACAAGGTCGGGGTGCTCGACGCGGATATTACCGGGCCCAGCATCCCGAGGATGTTCGGCATCAAAAAGCGTGCAGACAGCTTCGAGTTCGGGCTGCTTCCCGTGCAGAGCGAGACTCTGAGGATACCCGTGATGTCGATCAACTTGCTCCTTCCGCATGAGGACGACCCCGTGATATGGCGCGGCCCGATAATAGCGAACGTTGTGAAGCAGTTCTGGACGGACGTCGTGTGGGGAGACCTCGACTTCCTCTTCGTGGATCTCCCACCAGGAACGGGCGACGCGCCCCTCACCGTTATGCAGTCACTCCCCCTTGACGGGATAGTGATAGTCTCGTCGCCTCAGGACCTCGCGGTGATGGTTGTGAAGAAGGCCATCAAGATGGCAAGGATCCTCAACACCCACCTCTTGGGCCTCGTGGAAAACATGAGCTATGTCATATGCCCGCACTGCGGCAACAAGCATGAGGTCTTCGGGCCGAGCAAGGGCCAGGCCGTCTCAGAGGCCACGGATATACCTCTCCTTGCCACGTTGCCGCTTGACCCGAAGCTTTCCGAGCTGTGCGACAAGGGACGGATTGAAGACTACAACCCCGACGCTGTTGCCAGCGTTGTGGATTTCATCGTGAAGATCTTGGATCACATGGACAAGCTCAAAGCAAAAGACCATGAGTCGAAGGTACAGTGA
- a CDS encoding serine dehydratase subunit alpha family protein has protein sequence MVTAGMRLVELLTKEFTPAVGCTEPAAIALATATAYHAIGGEPREITVSLSTNVLKNAWAVGIPGTSDTGIEVAALLGVVLNRPDAGLELFSLVSEKAVEQARRLRERCPVTVTTQDSVPRVYIHARVVTDRGVAIAETRERHAWVKLLAVDGCETNASSAEQERGVVSPRTIGTLADVLSAVSSIPPGDLDFLLERASLNLAMAKAGLATDDGIGINALRHGAIPEAILGRGIGARLALHAAAACDARMAGVQLPVASCGGSGNLGITASVPVLLGAEELGAPREKMARALAASLVTSLYVKEFLGRLSPVCGCALGGGSGVAAGLACLCGGDVSVMSAAVTNVVATLAGMLCDGGKVGCSLKVWSTVMTACQAALLAVNGRAVPAGNGLVGPNLEATLCNLARLGSEGMASADQVLVSVLKGRTGSGA, from the coding sequence GTGGTCACTGCAGGGATGCGCCTCGTGGAGCTGCTTACGAAGGAATTCACCCCCGCCGTCGGGTGCACGGAACCGGCGGCCATTGCGCTGGCGACCGCCACCGCATACCACGCTATCGGGGGTGAGCCTCGGGAGATCACTGTCTCGCTCAGCACGAACGTGCTCAAGAACGCATGGGCGGTCGGGATACCGGGCACCAGCGACACGGGGATCGAGGTTGCTGCGCTCTTGGGCGTCGTCCTGAACCGCCCCGACGCCGGCCTGGAGTTGTTCTCTCTAGTGTCGGAGAAAGCGGTCGAACAGGCCCGCCGCCTTCGTGAACGTTGCCCGGTCACGGTGACCACCCAGGATTCGGTGCCTCGAGTATATATCCACGCGCGGGTCGTGACCGACCGCGGGGTCGCGATCGCCGAGACTCGCGAAAGACATGCGTGGGTCAAGCTTTTGGCGGTGGATGGCTGTGAGACAAACGCCAGCAGCGCGGAGCAAGAGCGCGGCGTTGTCTCCCCAAGGACTATCGGGACCCTCGCGGACGTGCTCTCCGCAGTCTCCAGCATACCTCCCGGTGACCTCGATTTCTTATTGGAGCGCGCCTCGTTGAATCTCGCGATGGCCAAGGCGGGGCTGGCGACGGACGACGGGATCGGCATAAATGCCTTGCGGCATGGCGCGATTCCCGAGGCCATACTGGGCCGGGGTATCGGGGCCAGACTGGCACTCCACGCGGCCGCGGCCTGTGACGCGCGGATGGCCGGGGTGCAGCTGCCAGTTGCGTCTTGCGGTGGCAGTGGCAATCTCGGCATCACCGCCAGCGTGCCGGTGCTCCTAGGCGCGGAGGAGCTAGGCGCGCCGCGCGAGAAGATGGCGCGCGCTCTCGCGGCGAGCCTTGTTACGAGCCTTTATGTCAAGGAGTTCCTGGGGCGCCTGTCGCCTGTTTGCGGGTGCGCTTTGGGAGGCGGGTCCGGAGTCGCAGCCGGACTCGCTTGCCTTTGCGGTGGCGACGTCAGCGTGATGTCCGCGGCCGTGACGAACGTCGTCGCCACGCTCGCGGGAATGCTGTGCGATGGCGGGAAGGTAGGCTGTTCCCTTAAGGTCTGGTCCACCGTGATGACGGCGTGCCAGGCAGCTCTGCTTGCGGTGAACGGGAGAGCAGTCCCCGCCGGGAACGGCCTCGTGGGGCCTAACCTCGAGGCAACCCTCTGCAACCTGGCGCGTCTCGGCTCTGAGGGGATGGCTTCAGCAGACCAGGTGCTTGTTTCAGTCCTCAAGGGGCGGACGGGTTCCGGGGCGTGA
- a CDS encoding spore germination protein, giving the protein MLGTLWRLLFRRIAGVRGSGGTEPRRAEVLVSADLSVNRERIESAFGNSPDLVTRELRAGARGRISVLVTHIDGLVDKRLIAEAVVERITGLQLEWTDPAQAYEDLKTRLLASSDVEEVETLGEFISGIARGDGGVLVDGVAKGLVCALRGWEQRSVEEPTTESTVRGSKEGFVEALRTNTSLLRRRIVSPQLWIEEVTIGRITRTRVAIAYIAGVVNEDIVEEVRARLKRIDVDAIHESGNIEELIEDAPFSPFPTIARTERPDRVAGALIDGRVAILTDGTPFVLIVPATFTMFLTSSEDYYERYFAGSAIRLLRIAAFFISLTLPAFYVALTTYHQEMLPTPLVLSIAAQREGIPFPAVVEALLMEFVFETLREAGIRLPRVVGQAVSIIGALVVGDAAIRAGLASPAMVMVVAFTGIASFATPVFSLAISVRLLRFVMTALGGALGFFGVAMGMFALLTHLTCLRSFGVPYLEPLAPLVLSDLKDALVRVPWWAMSRRPEFTGKKAPIRQAPGLKPRPPSPEREEVQRLLDTEDVR; this is encoded by the coding sequence GTGCTCGGGACGCTATGGCGACTTCTCTTCCGACGGATAGCGGGGGTGCGCGGTTCCGGAGGAACCGAGCCGCGGCGCGCTGAGGTGTTGGTATCTGCCGACCTGTCTGTCAACCGGGAGAGGATCGAGTCCGCGTTCGGCAACAGCCCGGATCTGGTCACGAGAGAGCTGCGGGCCGGTGCCCGGGGAAGGATCTCCGTCCTCGTCACACACATAGATGGCCTCGTGGACAAGAGACTGATCGCTGAGGCGGTTGTGGAGCGGATCACCGGTCTCCAGCTTGAATGGACCGATCCTGCACAGGCATACGAGGACCTCAAGACCCGCCTTCTCGCCTCGAGCGACGTTGAAGAAGTCGAGACCCTGGGGGAGTTCATCAGCGGCATAGCCCGCGGGGACGGCGGCGTGCTGGTTGATGGAGTTGCAAAGGGCCTCGTCTGCGCCCTGCGCGGCTGGGAGCAGAGAAGCGTAGAAGAGCCGACCACCGAATCCACCGTGAGGGGATCCAAAGAGGGGTTCGTTGAGGCGTTGCGCACGAACACGAGCCTCCTGCGGCGGAGGATCGTGAGCCCTCAACTCTGGATAGAAGAGGTAACGATAGGGCGCATCACTAGGACGAGGGTTGCCATCGCCTACATTGCAGGAGTGGTCAACGAGGACATCGTGGAGGAGGTGAGAGCCCGACTCAAGAGGATCGATGTCGATGCAATTCACGAGAGCGGCAACATAGAGGAACTCATCGAGGATGCACCGTTCTCTCCTTTCCCGACGATAGCGCGTACCGAGCGACCGGACAGGGTTGCAGGGGCGCTGATCGACGGGAGGGTCGCGATCCTCACCGATGGCACCCCGTTTGTTCTCATCGTCCCGGCCACGTTCACGATGTTTCTTACATCAAGCGAGGACTACTACGAGCGGTATTTTGCCGGATCAGCCATAAGGCTCCTAAGGATAGCTGCGTTCTTTATCTCGCTCACCTTGCCGGCGTTCTACGTTGCTCTAACCACGTACCACCAGGAGATGCTGCCCACTCCCCTCGTGTTGAGCATCGCGGCTCAGCGAGAGGGGATACCATTTCCCGCCGTGGTAGAAGCGCTGCTAATGGAATTCGTCTTTGAGACACTGCGCGAGGCCGGGATCCGCCTGCCTAGGGTGGTTGGGCAAGCTGTCAGCATCATAGGAGCCCTTGTCGTCGGTGACGCGGCCATACGGGCGGGTTTGGCCTCGCCAGCCATGGTCATGGTGGTGGCGTTCACTGGGATCGCATCGTTCGCGACTCCGGTTTTCAGTTTGGCTATCTCTGTACGCCTTCTCCGTTTCGTGATGACAGCCTTGGGCGGTGCCCTCGGGTTCTTCGGGGTGGCCATGGGGATGTTCGCTCTCCTGACTCACCTGACTTGCTTGCGCTCATTCGGAGTGCCGTACCTCGAGCCACTTGCTCCCTTGGTGCTTTCGGACCTCAAGGATGCCTTGGTGCGAGTTCCTTGGTGGGCGATGAGCCGCCGGCCCGAGTTCACCGGCAAGAAGGCTCCGATAAGGCAGGCGCCTGGCCTTAAGCCCAGGCCGCCTTCTCCTGAAAGGGAGGAGGTTCAACGTCTCCTAGACACGGAGGACGTGAGATGA
- a CDS encoding endospore germination permease produces MREVEGGKISGRQLAAVLVLIRAAAISMTFPTAAAVKPPQDIWVTTLLGTLVSVIFVLLVARLGLRAPDKTIIEQAELLLGRCLGKLAGMILVWYWMLVASCSARELGESYTTAIMPETPVLVFMVATVFLAANAARNGLEVVGRMGESILWVVLFFAALVLVLPYDQMRFKNLAPVLARGFRPLMLPTGTVVSFFLEFIILGMIIPCLARPRDAARYSVHAVLVSGALMTWLAVALVAVFGPALPDLAMPAFSLSRMISIANFFERIEALIMAAWTLTSAIKVALFLWGCAVGLAQVFGISRYQSFVYPLGAMTVALGMLSFESDPALRRFLRFEVFGVYSLITTVGTMAVLYLAAFLRTKPPLGRGLER; encoded by the coding sequence ATGAGAGAGGTCGAAGGCGGCAAGATATCAGGTAGACAGCTTGCGGCGGTTCTCGTGCTGATCCGGGCGGCGGCGATAAGCATGACGTTTCCGACCGCAGCGGCGGTCAAGCCGCCGCAGGACATCTGGGTCACGACTCTGCTCGGGACGCTCGTGTCAGTGATCTTCGTGCTGCTCGTGGCGCGCCTCGGGCTTAGGGCCCCTGACAAGACCATCATCGAACAGGCCGAGCTCTTGCTTGGCAGGTGCCTGGGGAAGCTCGCCGGGATGATCCTGGTTTGGTACTGGATGCTCGTCGCCTCTTGCTCCGCAAGAGAGCTCGGAGAATCATACACAACTGCCATCATGCCGGAGACGCCCGTGCTCGTCTTCATGGTCGCGACGGTGTTTCTAGCGGCCAACGCCGCCCGGAACGGCCTCGAGGTCGTGGGACGAATGGGTGAAAGCATCCTCTGGGTCGTTCTCTTCTTTGCGGCACTTGTGTTGGTCCTCCCATACGACCAGATGCGTTTCAAGAACCTCGCGCCAGTTCTGGCGCGCGGATTCCGCCCACTTATGCTCCCGACGGGGACTGTCGTTTCCTTCTTTCTTGAGTTCATTATCCTAGGCATGATCATTCCCTGCCTTGCCCGGCCACGGGATGCTGCGCGCTATTCTGTCCACGCTGTCCTCGTCAGCGGCGCGCTCATGACGTGGCTTGCAGTTGCCTTGGTTGCTGTCTTCGGGCCCGCGCTTCCAGACCTAGCAATGCCGGCATTCAGCTTGAGCAGGATGATAAGCATTGCCAACTTCTTTGAAAGGATCGAGGCGCTCATAATGGCAGCGTGGACGCTGACCTCCGCGATCAAAGTCGCCCTGTTCCTCTGGGGATGCGCTGTTGGACTCGCTCAAGTATTCGGCATCTCGCGGTATCAGTCGTTCGTATACCCGCTTGGTGCCATGACTGTCGCGCTCGGCATGCTGTCCTTCGAGAGTGACCCCGCCCTGCGGCGTTTCCTCCGGTTCGAGGTTTTCGGGGTTTATTCCCTCATCACGACGGTCGGCACAATGGCCGTTCTCTACCTCGCCGCGTTCCTTCGGACCAAGCCGCCGCTTGGACGCGGCCTGGAAAGGTGA
- a CDS encoding Ger(x)C family spore germination protein — translation MSWIGLRRAAAGLLLTAALMTTAGCWNRREIETIGFVLAAGIDEAPQQGKIQVTVQIAKPFAIGGGEAVRGAADEKPFWTVSSTGYTVFEAVRNLLSQSPRRPFWAHNRFILIGEGLARKGIRDALDLFCRDGESRRRIWMIVAKGAKASDLLQVEFELEQMPSEGGMGLVQGARQGLSTIGEGMLNDFLQRLEGEGIDPIATRAEIVPRPQEFDIRGELKRETIGGSARLTGAAVFKDDRLVGWLNKPETRGFNWVMGKVRSGIIVIENPREEGKFVGLEILGARGGFKPEVRSGKVTVTVKIEADANVGDVQGFIDLLGMPEAWSSMERRMATVIKNEVLAAVARAQELGSDIFGFGAELNRRYPKKWADEFRDRWDEEFRKIDVKVEVKAKLRRTGLTVKSSEIR, via the coding sequence GTGTCGTGGATCGGATTGCGGAGAGCTGCAGCTGGACTCCTTCTCACGGCGGCGTTGATGACCACGGCGGGGTGCTGGAATCGACGGGAGATAGAGACTATAGGGTTCGTCCTCGCGGCCGGGATCGATGAAGCGCCGCAGCAGGGCAAGATCCAGGTCACGGTTCAGATAGCGAAGCCCTTTGCCATAGGAGGCGGCGAAGCGGTTCGCGGGGCTGCCGACGAGAAACCTTTCTGGACTGTGAGCAGCACGGGATACACCGTGTTCGAAGCAGTACGCAACCTCCTCTCCCAGTCTCCCCGGCGGCCGTTTTGGGCGCACAACCGGTTCATCTTGATTGGTGAAGGGTTGGCGCGGAAGGGTATCAGGGACGCTCTGGACTTGTTTTGCCGTGACGGAGAGTCACGTCGTCGGATATGGATGATTGTGGCCAAGGGGGCAAAGGCATCAGACCTTCTACAGGTGGAGTTCGAGCTCGAGCAGATGCCGTCAGAGGGCGGCATGGGGCTGGTACAGGGGGCCCGGCAAGGATTGTCGACGATCGGTGAAGGCATGCTGAATGATTTCTTGCAAAGACTCGAAGGGGAAGGGATAGACCCCATAGCCACCCGCGCGGAGATCGTCCCGAGGCCGCAGGAGTTTGACATTCGCGGGGAATTGAAAAGGGAGACGATAGGCGGGTCGGCCAGGCTCACCGGAGCCGCGGTCTTCAAGGACGACCGGCTGGTCGGCTGGCTCAATAAGCCAGAGACCAGGGGGTTCAATTGGGTCATGGGCAAGGTGCGCAGCGGGATCATCGTCATCGAGAACCCTCGCGAGGAGGGGAAGTTCGTAGGGCTCGAGATCCTCGGTGCAAGGGGCGGTTTCAAACCTGAGGTCAGGAGCGGGAAGGTCACCGTCACGGTGAAGATTGAGGCCGATGCCAATGTCGGCGATGTCCAAGGTTTCATCGATCTGCTCGGAATGCCTGAGGCATGGTCCAGTATGGAGCGGAGGATGGCCACGGTGATCAAGAACGAAGTGCTGGCTGCTGTGGCCAGAGCACAAGAGCTTGGCTCGGACATTTTTGGATTCGGCGCCGAACTGAACCGGAGGTACCCGAAGAAATGGGCTGACGAGTTCAGGGACCGATGGGATGAAGAGTTTCGCAAGATCGATGTAAAGGTCGAAGTCAAGGCGAAGCTGAGAAGGACGGGCCTCACCGTGAAGAGCTCAGAGATCAGGTGA
- a CDS encoding alanine--glyoxylate aminotransferase family protein, whose protein sequence is MIPGPTPVPQTVALAGAAPMINHRGPEFGELLAETTRGLQKILKTQNTVLTFPSAGTGAMEAAAANLTAPGERVLVGVAGEFGARFAEIYRASGADVVIVKAEPGTPVSPEAIRDALCKDSSITTVVVTHNETSTGVTMDLKGIRAAIDREDVLLVADAVSSAGAIDIETDAWGIDVLVTASQKALMCPPGLAFVTVSPRAWERAEKLKARSVYFSFVSARKFLEKPSPQTPYTPAVSLLFSLREAVRMILAEGLDAVFARHALLARATRAGVRALGLELLAADDCASNTVTAVKLPAGADGHKLLGTLRDRYDVILAGGMGELAGKIFRIGHVGAVGWSDVVVTLSALEMALSDLEVPTPGFGRAVAAAEQVLRG, encoded by the coding sequence ATGATTCCCGGACCGACTCCTGTTCCGCAAACCGTCGCGCTGGCCGGAGCGGCTCCGATGATCAACCACCGTGGCCCCGAGTTCGGGGAACTGCTCGCGGAGACGACCCGTGGGCTCCAAAAGATCCTCAAGACTCAGAACACGGTGCTGACGTTTCCATCTGCTGGCACGGGTGCCATGGAAGCCGCGGCTGCGAACCTCACAGCGCCGGGGGAGAGGGTGCTCGTGGGAGTCGCCGGCGAGTTCGGCGCGAGATTCGCCGAGATATATAGAGCGAGCGGGGCAGATGTGGTGATAGTGAAAGCCGAGCCTGGCACCCCTGTAAGTCCCGAGGCTATCCGTGACGCCCTCTGCAAGGACAGTTCCATCACCACGGTGGTCGTAACCCATAATGAGACGTCCACGGGGGTGACGATGGACCTGAAGGGTATCAGAGCTGCAATTGACCGGGAGGACGTGCTGCTCGTGGCGGACGCCGTGAGTTCCGCGGGCGCCATCGACATCGAGACGGACGCCTGGGGGATAGACGTGCTCGTCACGGCGTCGCAAAAGGCCCTCATGTGCCCGCCCGGCCTCGCTTTCGTCACGGTGAGCCCGAGGGCTTGGGAACGGGCGGAGAAGCTGAAAGCGCGCAGCGTGTACTTCAGTTTCGTGAGTGCCCGCAAGTTCCTGGAAAAGCCATCCCCGCAGACGCCTTATACTCCGGCCGTCTCACTTCTCTTTTCTCTGCGTGAAGCTGTGCGGATGATCCTCGCAGAGGGCTTGGACGCGGTGTTCGCGCGGCACGCGCTTCTCGCGCGCGCGACGCGTGCGGGCGTGCGTGCACTAGGCCTTGAGCTGCTGGCGGCCGACGACTGTGCTTCGAATACGGTAACAGCGGTCAAGCTCCCTGCAGGTGCGGACGGCCACAAGCTTCTGGGGACGCTCAGGGACCGCTACGATGTCATCCTTGCCGGCGGAATGGGGGAGCTCGCGGGCAAGATCTTCAGAATCGGGCACGTCGGGGCCGTGGGCTGGTCCGATGTCGTCGTCACGCTTTCCGCGCTAGAGATGGCCTTGTCAGACCTAGAGGTGCCGACTCCTGGTTTCGGCCGTGCGGTCGCCGCGGCTGAGCAAGTCTTGCGCGGTTAA